In Ananas comosus cultivar F153 linkage group 14, ASM154086v1, whole genome shotgun sequence, the genomic stretch GGTTGCTGTAAAGGTGCTGTCTTCTGAGTCACGACAAGGAGCACGAGAATTTTTAAATGAACTTGAGGTTATCTCTAATATTCATCACGAGAATCTTGTTAGGCTCATCGGCTGTTGTGTGGAAGGAACTCACCGAATCATTGTTTATAATTATCTTGAAAATAACAGTCTTGCACAAACCCTACTAGGTGAGAAACAAACTCCTGCTTTACGTCCCTATCAGTCGGCTAGAGCTTCTTGAAAACTGCTGCTCGAATAGACATGTTCAAGGAAGCACAAATAGTTCTTTCATGAAAATATCTAATACAACTTTGCACAGCAGAAgaactaaaagtttcaaattggaTCTTCGATTTTTGTTGATCAGAAGATCATTTGGCTTCCTGCGGTAGCAAAAAGCGAACTATTTGCTTGCCAAACACCTAGTTTATGGAAACTTCTACTTTCTTGAGCAGAGAAGTTGTTCAAAAAGCTTGGCTGAACAAACACTTGATCGTATCgcctcttttgatttttttttcttttcaccaAACTAAATGCCTCTCGCTATGTTCGTCATATCCAATTTCAGGATCCGGCCACAGTAATATACAATTCAACTGGAGAACCCGTGTCAGAATTTGCCTTGGTATTGCTCGGGGACTTGCATATCTTCATGAGGAAGCTGCACCCCATATTGTTCATCGCGATATTAAAGCAAGCAATATTCTTCTTGATACGGATCTTTCTCCAAAAATTTCGGATTTCGGTTTAGCAAAACTACTGCCACCTAATACAACCCATGTGAGCACTCGCGTTGCAGGAACAATGTGAGTCCATTGCTTATTAGTTTAATCTCTAGATACTTTATCATCCACTTGAGTTCCTTGCTTATGTAGTCAAGCTAATGCAAAATTACAGTTCTAGTAAATTCAAAAACTAGAAATTCATATTAATTGTTGATTGTTGATACTCTATATATTTATCAATCTGGTGAATTGTCTACTTTTAAGACATGTTGAAGAAAATATCGATAGAAatagtagtaaaaaaaaaaaggagcttCTTACAAGAATATCAAGGTTGTCTTGTTTTCTTACTTTTACTTTGCCTTCTTTCCAGAGGTTACTTGGCTCCTGAATATGCAATTCGAGGTCAAGTGACGAGGAAGTCAGATGTTTACAGTTTTGGAGTTCTTCTATTAGAAATAGTTAGCGGCAGATGTAACACCAATACCAGATTACCTTATGAAGATCAATTTCTTCTTGAAAGGGTAAGCTCCTTTATACTCTGCCTTTACATGATAACGAGTCGCATAAATTCTGAATTAAAAGTATGGTGTACCCTTCACAGTCCCCAGATATCATGAATGGGCTTCTCTTGCAGACGTGGGCACTCTACGAGCATGGCAAGCTAGCACGCATCATTGACACCTCTCTGAACGATGACTTGGATGCCGAGGAGGCATGCAAGATCTTGAAAATCGGGCTCTTATGCACGCAAGATGCCGCGAAATCCCGGCCTACCATGTCGACTGTGATCAAAATGATGACAGGTGAAAAGGACATAGACTCGGAAGAAATCACGAGGCCAGCTGTAATTAATGATTTCATGGAACTTAAGGTTAGAAGCCAAAGAAAAGCTGAGGAGATCCGCTTATCCTCGACTATGTCTTCTTCCGGTGTGGTGACTTCAGCATTGTCGTCGGAGGAGAATTCGCATGGATCCTTGTCTTACACTGCAATATCTGATAGAGACTGAGACAAGCATATACGAATCGTTCTTCGAAACAAAGCCTTGCATAAAAATGACACGATGTATATCGTCTGTATCGGAAAATTTAAGGCCTTCTTTTGgggaaagaaataaaagaaaattgtttgGTTTTGCTTTTACTGTATATATATTCAAGATGTTTATGCCAGATTTGGAAGGAGAAATTTTGATCTATTGGTCGTCCATGGGTGTTTTGAAGTTCAATTTGTAGTATTTCACCATGAGTCGCCGATAGTAGATGCTGGAACTTGTAATCTTAGCTTCAATTGTTTCCGTTTCTTTTTGTGATCCACATGTCAATATACGTGTATAGATTGGAACTATTTACTACTGTGATCTAAGCTATgaacaaaattatttaatttccaGTAATTATTGATTTGTTACACtggcttttattttttatatatttttcactgaGATTTGTCTGTGTCCAATAATGATGATAAGTTTTCTGTAGCTCCATGTGAGCCATAATACATGGAGAGGTATGGATGAACCCAAAAATTTTTGGTGGCCTCCAATATTCATCGAATCTCTAATAAGGATTATGTTAATCTTACAATGGTTTCTTAGAAAACTAAACTTAGCTAACAAATGTAAGTTAAGCTAAACTAAACAATTAGTAGGCCAGGTTCCTTCTAAAACATTTTTACATGGATAACTACAAAGAGCATAAATGAGGAGATTGATTATTCATGGTACTTCTCCAATCTACTCTATTTTGATTACAGAGCCTACTGGTAGTACTTCTTCGAACAGCTTTTTTTCAAAAGGACGCATCTGTCGAAGTCCAGTAATTCAAAGTAACGGGGAAGACGACCGAAACATGCCGCCAAAAGACTTTACTGCGGCCCGAAATTACTGCTAGGATACTGTTCCATAGGTTGGCTGATTTCAGGTTGCCCTGAAAGTTCTCAGCAACAATAGATTCCTCTGCTTCAAGACACATTATTTTGTGTTGAGTGGTGCCATCAAAAGCGGGCTTGTGGTCCATCACTCAGGTGGTTCTGGTTCTGGTTCTGGTTCTGGTTCTGGTTCTCCCCCCCTACAACAAAGCCACAGCTGCTTTTTGCAAGCCAAACAGCATGCAGTGCACAGAACAAAAGCATGTGTAACAGCTTCATTGGCAAGCAGGAAAGGCttcagaataaaaaaagaaaaagaaaaaggggtaCAGATCCTGTGCTTTTGCTATTTTATTAATTACTCCAACAAATTTGCAGCGTCTACTTCAATAGCTAGAGTTAGTTCAATGGCAGTTTGAGTTACAGCATAATCTCACTTCATGGAGTTCTAATCCCTGGAGGGGAGGGTGAAACTGCATAAATAAACGAGACCTTATTATACATATTTCGTTATCAAAGTTCTTTTCAACATCTTGCAGGGGAATTTAGAGCTTCAGCTAATGTATACTGAAAAATTTTTGGCAGAATTGTACCACTTTTATAGCTGTTATCCGCCAAATGTATATACATCCTTGATTCAGGATGGATTATTATTCTGACAAAACAAACCTACATCCCCATACAACAATGTTATCTTCTTATGCTTCCTTTGTATAAACATATCTTCCGAACTTTCGAAACATCTCTCTAGATAGATTTATGTTCTTTCCTCTTCTGAAAATCAGGATGACTAATATCCGAACTAAGCTGTACAGAAACTGTTCCGAATTATATTTTACTGCAATAGCTACAAAACTACGGATACTCTTAAAGGCTGCGAATTTAGTGCATGCACAAAATTGATCCATGCATGTGTACATAAATATGTATCCAGACACTGCCAGTATATCGGTGCCACTTAATTTGAGGCAGTAAATTCAGTAAATTCCCCTCCTCCccgtaaaaaggaaaaaaagggaaaaaaaaaaaaaaaaagtgggtaCAGGTCCGTACAGGGGTCATAATTAGGGCATAGGCTTGGGGAAGAGAGAAGGATCATCCAATTTAATAATCCCCAGTAGGCCCAGGGACATTAATTGTTATTGGAGTTGGACCAATAGAAAAGAAGCCTTCAAACGCATGTGGGGTCAGAGGGAAATGGGgaatttttcttcctctcctgcaCGTATGCGGGTGCTGTGGCTGATGATTGATTGGATTGGCTACTCTCACTGCCGCTGTGAACACATGGGCCTGCAGCAGGTTATCAATTAATTGACCCGACCCGACTACtgctaaacacacacacacacacacacacacacacacacacacaccatgcATCTTTTAATAATACGAGTATATATGACCCGACCCGACTACtgctaaacacacacacacacacacacacacacacacacacacacacacacacacaccatgcATCTTTTAATTATACgaatatctatataaatatatataggccCTTCTCATCTTaactgtatattttttaatgaatgattaaaaatttaggtGGCCCTGAATTGCGAGActtctaattattatatatcctatatatttatatatatatagagttgagctggaatgctatcggtagcaaacgggcttcatTACCATCAATTTGTTTTCGACGATGgggccttcaaatcgacgatcggcaccgttgaaaatgatctatactacttgaagtatctagaaatcaaatttcatactttttcgatattattttcttgtccatcaagtgagcgtaaaaatgaatggctgaaaatgaatatcctccaaaaaatgatgatagaaattttgtaatcatgatcgagagtatagatcttgttctaaatagtttaaagaactttctaaccaaaattcaattgatttggatagctttacaccgttaaacgagaaaagcCCTcgtatcaaccattaaaattattaattttgaaaccctttgatcattaggtaaatgatgtcgaaaagatttaaaatttgatttctagatacttcaagtgatatagatcatgttcaatggtgccgatcgtcgatttgaaagctccatcatcgaaaacaaataggtggcaacggagcccgtttgctactgatagcattccagctcaactctatatatatataaaaatataggactactatactattagaaGTATCGCAATTCTTGTGCTcctaaatttttaatcattcattaattttgatggaTAGTTAGGgtgaaagagaaaaggaaaattaaaaagaaattcaaagaaaagagaaattgagatatCTAATTTTTCTCTAATTCTCTTCTCTCTAGCATCTTAATCACCTATCAAAGTTGATGAAAAGttagaaacttaaaagcacAAGGGCTACTGTGCTCGTAATAGCATATGTAGCTATActctttctctttatatatatatatatatgctagggctactatactcttataaataaatctctttatactcataaattttcgaccgttgaatgaagaaatgtgtggttagaatgatagtggtctctgGTTAGGATAATAATAGTCCCTCATTGTTGAGtgaatggttggttgaatagtatgatctaaccgatagaaatgatcaaagaatagATTTAGTgactgaaaatttataagtacaaaaggatctatactcataaaactataataaccaaactcatatatatatatatatatatatatgaagaaatgtgtggttagaataTTGAGTGGGTGGTcggttaaataataataatttaacaaatgaaaatgatcaaaagaatagatctaatagtaaaaaatttataagcaccaagtgcttggtgcttttacgaGCATCAtaaccactctctctctctatatatataatatatatgtaatattatattatattaatggCGTACTTCATGGACGGCTCATAAAAACAGTATTTGGGGGGCTACGATCCGTTGTTAATTAGTTTTGAAAATTCTCTTTGAACAAGAGGGTCCTGGGAAAGAGCCAAAGCACATGCAGCTAGCCTCTTCGTCAGATGTACCCCCACCCCCGCCAGCCCCTCTCTTGCTCTTTAATTTGCTCTTTTGCTGCAGACGGATGACCACCTCAAAAGCGTAGAAAGCTGCAGGCTGCCTCCCTCCGCATGTGGCCGGGACAACAAAACACAGCACAGCACAGCACAAtacaacacaacacaacacaacacaacacacTACACTTTTGGCAGTGGGGGGTGGGGAGGGGACCTCTCTCTCCCCGCTCTCCCTCTCTATTCGTCTGTCTGTctgtctttctctctccctccctatCTATCGGTCTGTCTGCCTGACTGTCTGTCTGGCTGACTgtctgtctctctctttctctctcactctctctcataTAAGTTTTGGAGATGGGGAAAGCAGTCAAGCACTAGCACGGGCACAGGCTAGCTAGAAAAAGTGCTGATTCACTACTTCTCTGGTTTATTCTAGGGGCCAGGGCAGGGCAagctcaccaccaccaccaccaccaccaccaccacctcgcAAATATTCTCATTCTACATGTACCCCTACCAACCATACTTCTACAACCCGCTTAATTAATTTGTGTTGCATGTAAtcctataatcaaaattttgatcatctaattaattaaagaccAAAAGCTTATTACATGCACTAGTCTTAATGATCAATCGATCAATTTGttacttttcttaaaaaaaaactaaaaaccaTATATAATTAAGAAGTTGGCTAAACCCGACAGAGCCATTGGATTaggggggagagagaagagagggggcCAGGAATTAAGGTATGTTTTCACAATGCTTCATTACGACATCAGCTAGCTCTACGAATACAATATTCTTAACACTTCAGCTCACTTAGCTAGCCCATTAAATAGCAGGTATGGAATCAGCTTTGACACCATGTAGATATAGATTATAGACTAGTCACAAATAAATCAAATGGATGGAGAGAGATTTCATTGGCTTCGCCCgtgggggaaagagagagatgcaTGCATGTTTGTGGAAGTGGCTTGACTGTAAGTACAAGAGCAATCCAATGatgaagagaaatgaggaaatGTACATCTTACCTGTTCGGCAttcctttgtgtgtgtgtgtgtgtgtgtgtgtgagagagagagagagagagagagagagagacaatctTTGGAAAACGTGCAGGAGAAAAAGAACTAGCTATAGCATTGAGAGACTTTCAAGACTATGTAGATCTTatgattaattcaaaaaaaaaaaaaggaaaactaaaaAGAGACTTCCTAGAACATTTACAATGTAAGAGATGTTTCTATCAGTAATGTGAGAAAATACATTTGGTAGCATTAATATTATGCAGAGAAGTACACTTCACTAGAAGAAATATATTAGCAGggataagatatatatatacatatagcaAGTATATGTtccacaaagagagagagagttgcagTGTATTGCATGAGGTGACAAtgaagttctctctctctctctctctctctctctctctctctctctctctctctctctctatatatatatatatatatatatatatatatatctgtttcaAGAGAAGGTAAGAACTATAAAAGGTGATTGCTTTGCAGAAGCTCGTGGAGATGATACATACAATATATAGCTAATATTGAAAGCAATGCATCATGTCACATGTTTGAGTGTGGTGCCATCCAAAATATCTTAAGGAACACGACACTTATATTCATGTATGTTTCGTCTGAATCCCTAGCAGAACATAATTAGCAGATGCAGTGTCTCAGAGTTggcaatttattatattttcacaAACATGCAAAGTTTTATTTCCCAAAAAGAAAAGTGACATGATTCATGCATCAGAAATCAACACTATCATCCTTtgaggaagaaaaggaataaaaaggAATGAGATAATCTATCACATTCTAAATAAACTAACCTACCGAAAAAGCAAAGCTTTCCATCTACATGAAATAACCACCTGATCAggtggaatatatatatatatatcagatgCAATCAAATGAAGAAATAAACACACTTGAAGGAGAACTCCCATATGTAAAAGCAAAGATCTCAAAATATGAAATGCTCCAGCTAATGAATCCTATATATAGAATCTGgcaatttaatttaaacataTTATCACATCTGACAAATCAGAAATAATGTCACTTGCACATCCAAAAGTTGGGTGTGAATCTTATACCCAAATAGATCAGGTTAGAGTCTGAAATGAATTCTCCGGATGGAGAATGTGAAATTTACACCCAACTTTAGGTGTAACAAGTACACTTATTAGTTTCTACAACGAGAGCTTTTATACAATGCAATGTCAAAAAATGCCAGATCATTTCAGCTTACCAAATtcagaagaaaaagatgaaaaagaacaaaataaagaaGAACTACCATCATTTTCATCTGTAAGTCCATAACCTGTGATGGAGATCGCATTACTATTTACTGTACAGCTCCTATCAGATTAAGGATGCAATAATACAAAAGGAAAGATCTTAATAAACCAATATGATcagaaaataaatcaaataagaCATCTAAATTCTCAGgattaaaaagaacaaaagtaATAAAGAGCTATATAGCTAATCTAGGACCTCATCAATTAAGATCTCTTATAGTTAATTGTGAGTGAGAATATACTAATCAGTATTTTGATCCCTGCAAGCATTTGAAAGATAAAACATCAGCATATAACAAAACATATAATCATAGAGATATATAAATCCACCCCAAGTTCAATCAATCCTTCTTCTAACATGCAAACAACTTATGTCCccaaagggagagagagagagagagagagagagagagagagagagagggcatgCTTGGCTCCTTGCACGCCAATCAATGCAGGCAATCTCACCATAGATTGCTATGCTTGTGTGGCATACAGGGAGCCAGGCACAACCCATTTCACCTTTTATTTTTCCCACCCATGCATGTACTCATCTTGCTGTGTACTCTCCCCTCCTATcgacacagagagagagagagagagagagagagagagagagagagagagagaaggaacgAAAACCCAACTTGCCCAGTAGCAAGACACACAGCTTTAATTCTCTCCTTCATCCTTGTCTTTCTCCTCAAGCCCTAATCATGTCACTCTTTCCTATGAAAGAGATCTAAAGAGGGGGTGGGGGAGAGAGatagggagagagggagaggagggtgagggagCAGTGTAGAAGAGGTGATGCAGGATTTATAGACCTCATCAAAagggagtatatatatatatgtatgtctCTTACTATATCTCTCTTTGCTATATACATGTATGTACACAGCAAAATCCTTCCCAATAACACATATACATCTATAAAAAGCTGCTTATATTTCTTCCCAGAGGcccccaaaaagaaaaacaaaagaaaaactcaTGAGCCCCACCCACCTCTACACACCTCTAAGCGAAACCCTAGCTGGTTGTGAGCTCTTGTTTGAGTATgcatatactctctctctctttccctccccccccttctctctttctctcttaattAAGAAGTAGAGTTAAAGCATGCAACAGGCCCAGGCATTGGGCTAATTAagtactattttttctttcttctttccccTTCTGGAGTGGATTTTGTCTGGAGCACTTGTATTTACCCAGATTCTTTTGGCCAACCTCAACCCACCAATCAGAAATAAATAAGATggtcctttttctttctctttcctttttctttcttttttttttttcttttttgttaattCAGTAGTTTTACTTTTGTACAAAAACAAaccatatttttcattttttcagaTTCggactaaaaatttttaaaataaaccaaaatattttatgtCTTAAACACCGTATCTCTTTTTCCACAGTTCCTCACTGACCCATGTCTTTACTTTGTTGAAAATAAGATCAAACTATTTGTTAGGAAATTAGTTATTTAGAATAATTCTTCATTTGTTTTAGTTTGATAAACATGTATTAGTTGTGTTGTTAATCAATT encodes the following:
- the LOC109720684 gene encoding putative serine/threonine-protein kinase isoform X1 codes for the protein MTCFSFIFRRKNASRQTGVNSNKGSEKVRIFTYNDMTRATGDFSPINKVGEGGFGSVYKGKLKDGSMVAVKVLSSESRQGAREFLNELEVISNIHHENLVRLIGCCVEGTHRIIVYNYLENNSLAQTLLGSGHSNIQFNWRTRVRICLGIARGLAYLHEEAAPHIVHRDIKASNILLDTDLSPKISDFGLAKLLPPNTTHVSTRVAGTIGYLAPEYAIRGQVTRKSDVYSFGVLLLEIVSGRCNTNTRLPYEDQFLLERSPDIMNGLLLQTWALYEHGKLARIIDTSLNDDLDAEEACKILKIGLLCTQDAAKSRPTMSTVIKMMTGEKDIDSEEITRPAVINDFMELKVRSQRKAEEIRLSSTMSSSGVVTSALSSEENSHGSLSYTAISDRD
- the LOC109720684 gene encoding putative serine/threonine-protein kinase isoform X3; translated protein: MTRATGDFSPINKVGEGGFGSVYKGKLKDGSMVAVKVLSSESRQGAREFLNELEVISNIHHENLVRLIGCCVEGTHRIIVYNYLENNSLAQTLLGSGHSNIQFNWRTRVRICLGIARGLAYLHEEAAPHIVHRDIKASNILLDTDLSPKISDFGLAKLLPPNTTHVSTRVAGTIGYLAPEYAIRGQVTRKSDVYSFGVLLLEIVSGRCNTNTRLPYEDQFLLERSPDIMNGLLLQTWALYEHGKLARIIDTSLNDDLDAEEACKILKIGLLCTQDAAKSRPTMSTVIKMMTGEKDIDSEEITRPAVINDFMELKVRSQRKAEEIRLSSTMSSSGVVTSALSSEENSHGSLSYTAISDRD
- the LOC109720684 gene encoding putative serine/threonine-protein kinase isoform X2, with protein sequence MTCFSFIFRRKNASRQTGVNSNKGSEKVRIFTYNDMTRATGDFSPINKVGEGGFGSVYKGKLKDGSMVAVKVLSSESRQGAREFLNELEVISNIHHENLVRLIGCCVEGTHRIIVYNYLENNSLAQTLLGSGHSNIQFNWRTRVRICLGIARGLAYLHEEAAPHIVHRDIKASNILLDTDLSPKISDFGLAKLLPPNTTHVSTRVAGTIGYLAPEYAIRGQVTRKSDVYSFGVLLLEIVSGRCNTNTRLPYEDQFLLERTWALYEHGKLARIIDTSLNDDLDAEEACKILKIGLLCTQDAAKSRPTMSTVIKMMTGEKDIDSEEITRPAVINDFMELKVRSQRKAEEIRLSSTMSSSGVVTSALSSEENSHGSLSYTAISDRD